In one Candidatus Lokiarchaeota archaeon genomic region, the following are encoded:
- a CDS encoding amidohydrolase family protein, with translation MSSIIVTNGTVVTPSSKGMKIVENGAVAIEGSQIEAVGRTSEIESKFSAEIEIDATGKAILPGFVDAHIHTPLSLFRGLAQDVPESEWMTKAIDPLANKMTKKAAIIGSKLTVIEGLRAGTTCFCDYATSMADLVKNVYLVAGVRAHVCATINEVGTKKEGKGILYPFDHALGERRLKENIELIKKWHGAENGRITCLFGPQAADMLSEELLLQVRDAAIEHDLPIHMHVAQGERERRQMMERYGKSTVNYLDEIGYLDDRLIAVHCHDTTKKELSLLAKKNVRMVGCPGSIGMIDGIVPPLASFKKLGGVAGLGSDQCPPDGHNMFMEAKYASILSKTEHKDPTALPAWDVLRMVTIGGAMCHGLHRDIGSIEAGKKADLILVDMERPNLVPIVQQPIRNIIPNLILHASGSEVTTAIIDGKIVLQNGNITTMNENAILREAQRIASKLAEAAAEGFLKAGS, from the coding sequence ATGAGTTCAATTATTGTTACTAATGGAACTGTTGTGACGCCCAGCTCGAAGGGAATGAAAATCGTTGAAAACGGTGCTGTCGCAATAGAGGGGAGCCAAATCGAGGCGGTTGGAAGGACCTCCGAAATTGAATCGAAATTCTCAGCAGAAATCGAAATTGACGCCACGGGAAAGGCGATTCTTCCAGGTTTCGTGGATGCGCACATTCACACACCTTTGAGCTTATTCAGGGGGCTCGCCCAAGATGTGCCTGAATCTGAATGGATGACCAAAGCAATCGATCCCCTAGCAAACAAGATGACTAAGAAGGCGGCAATTATCGGTTCCAAGCTAACCGTTATTGAGGGACTCAGGGCTGGGACTACATGCTTCTGCGACTATGCTACATCGATGGCAGATTTAGTAAAGAATGTCTATCTTGTCGCCGGAGTTCGTGCACATGTTTGCGCTACCATCAATGAAGTAGGTACAAAGAAAGAGGGGAAAGGCATCTTGTACCCATTTGACCATGCACTGGGAGAGAGAAGGCTCAAAGAGAACATCGAATTGATAAAGAAATGGCATGGAGCGGAAAATGGGCGGATTACTTGTCTGTTTGGCCCACAAGCTGCGGATATGCTAAGTGAGGAACTTCTTTTACAGGTAAGAGATGCTGCAATCGAACATGATTTGCCCATCCACATGCATGTGGCTCAAGGCGAGAGAGAACGGCGACAGATGATGGAGCGATATGGTAAGTCTACTGTGAATTATCTCGATGAGATAGGATACTTGGATGACAGACTGATAGCTGTTCACTGCCACGATACCACCAAGAAAGAACTGTCTTTACTCGCAAAGAAGAATGTGAGAATGGTGGGTTGTCCAGGATCAATTGGGATGATAGACGGGATAGTACCACCATTGGCGAGCTTCAAAAAGCTTGGAGGAGTGGCAGGGCTTGGCTCGGACCAGTGCCCACCTGATGGGCACAATATGTTCATGGAAGCGAAATACGCCTCAATCCTTTCAAAAACTGAGCACAAGGACCCTACCGCACTACCAGCTTGGGATGTCCTTCGAATGGTAACTATAGGTGGAGCCATGTGTCATGGACTTCATAGGGATATAGGTTCAATCGAAGCTGGAAAAAAGGCTGATTTGATACTCGTTGATATGGAACGGCCTAATTTGGTACCGATAGTGCAACAACCTATCAGGAATATCATTCCAAACCTAATATTGCACGCGAGTGGATCTGAAGTAACTACCGCGATTATTGATGGCAAAATAGTATTGCAGAATGGCAATATCACAACGATGAACGAAAATGCAATTTTGAGAGAAGCTCAGAGGATTGCTTCCAAACTGGCTGAAGCGGCAGCTGAGGGCTTTTTGAAGGCTGGCTCGTAG
- a CDS encoding site-specific DNA-methyltransferase, protein MNELPNECIDLVVADPPFGIDFDGKSSVYNRNENHVVDGYEEIDGSYSEFTLRWMAELPRLLKDHGSAYVFSGWSNLESVLKGGRLAGLSVLNHIVWKYPFGVFTRKKFVTSHYHVLLFVKNSESYFFNKIEHYPLDVWNIKRRYRAGRAKNGTRLPLEVVMRCIDYSSRPGDLVLDPFMGNGTTAVACKTNYRHYLGYEINDELQPIIEDELSHRDTGESYVPYKDRLPSIEELAKKYPKAYEVYRERENQKVR, encoded by the coding sequence ATGAATGAGCTTCCTAACGAATGCATTGACCTCGTGGTTGCGGATCCACCCTTTGGGATAGATTTTGATGGCAAAAGTAGTGTCTACAATAGAAATGAGAATCATGTAGTAGATGGTTACGAGGAAATAGACGGGTCGTATTCTGAGTTTACACTCCGTTGGATGGCTGAGTTACCACGTTTACTCAAAGATCACGGGTCTGCATATGTTTTCAGCGGCTGGAGTAACTTGGAATCAGTTCTTAAGGGTGGTCGCCTAGCAGGGCTTTCCGTCCTCAACCATATTGTGTGGAAATACCCCTTCGGCGTATTTACACGAAAGAAATTCGTAACAAGTCACTATCATGTACTGCTTTTTGTCAAGAACTCAGAATCCTATTTTTTCAACAAAATTGAGCATTATCCTCTAGACGTTTGGAATATTAAACGACGATATCGTGCAGGTCGTGCAAAGAACGGGACTCGACTCCCTCTTGAAGTGGTCATGAGATGCATCGACTACTCTTCTCGTCCTGGAGACCTTGTTTTGGACCCGTTTATGGGCAATGGTACCACTGCTGTTGCGTGTAAAACAAACTACCGGCATTACCTCGGGTATGAAATCAATGATGAACTACAACCCATTATTGAGGATGAGCTTTCTCATAGAGATACTGGAGAATCCTATGTCCCTTACAAGGATAGGCTTCCTTCAATAGAAGAGCTCGCCAAGAAATACCCGAAGGCGTATGAGGTTTATAGAGAACGTGAGAACCAGAAAGTGAGATAA
- a CDS encoding M20/M25/M40 family metallo-hydrolase gives MNKWETEFLRKLVELDTNSVEKLNYPQCAEVLMDYCKDAGLEVEVFDSEDGGISQPNVVATMDVGAEKTVLLCTHYDIVPAGEREEWTRDPFALTVEKGKAYGRGVSDDKGNVVAAVSAAKELIANGTSKVNLKILISPNEEVGGEYGIDYLINGPPTIRGDFAVVVDSGPEYVSIGASGVVAGAITIKGKQGHAGYPFMFRNAIHLSLPFLDEIMRFSDARQNVESMVPAPPGSPHRNLWGRFSITMYNAGTKTNVIPGKAQICFDLRLIPEEKSEDIINEFETFFESVKEETFVDADLEIKHKIDGWSTDPQHPMVTSFHAAAKEVVSPDIALCGELGGNDGTYFRKVGIPTVCYGVIARDCNFHGVDEFMRLADFDKVKNLLIRFAETGA, from the coding sequence ATGAATAAGTGGGAAACTGAGTTCCTCCGCAAATTGGTTGAACTGGATACCAACAGCGTTGAGAAACTGAATTACCCTCAGTGCGCAGAAGTATTGATGGATTATTGTAAGGATGCCGGTCTAGAGGTTGAAGTATTCGATTCCGAGGACGGGGGCATATCCCAACCAAATGTTGTTGCCACTATGGATGTAGGCGCCGAGAAGACGGTTTTGCTATGTACTCACTATGACATTGTGCCTGCTGGAGAGAGAGAAGAATGGACTAGAGATCCCTTTGCTTTAACTGTTGAGAAGGGAAAGGCATACGGTAGAGGCGTTAGTGATGACAAAGGTAACGTTGTTGCTGCTGTCAGTGCGGCAAAAGAGCTTATAGCAAATGGCACTTCAAAAGTGAATCTCAAGATACTTATTTCGCCAAATGAGGAAGTCGGCGGCGAATATGGTATTGACTATTTGATCAATGGTCCGCCAACCATCCGTGGTGATTTTGCGGTAGTTGTAGATAGTGGTCCAGAATATGTGAGCATAGGAGCTAGCGGTGTAGTTGCAGGAGCAATCACTATCAAGGGTAAACAAGGACATGCTGGTTATCCCTTTATGTTCAGAAATGCAATACACTTGTCACTACCTTTTCTGGATGAAATAATGCGATTCTCCGATGCAAGACAAAATGTCGAATCCATGGTTCCTGCTCCTCCGGGGTCACCGCATCGAAATCTCTGGGGTCGTTTCAGTATAACCATGTATAACGCAGGAACAAAAACCAACGTGATTCCTGGTAAGGCCCAGATCTGTTTCGATTTGCGCTTGATTCCAGAGGAGAAATCTGAGGATATCATTAACGAGTTTGAGACGTTCTTCGAAAGTGTAAAAGAAGAAACCTTTGTCGATGCTGATTTGGAAATCAAGCACAAGATTGACGGCTGGTCAACGGATCCACAACATCCGATGGTTACTTCTTTCCATGCTGCTGCAAAAGAAGTAGTGTCTCCAGATATTGCACTTTGTGGCGAACTTGGTGGTAATGATGGAACCTACTTCAGGAAAGTTGGCATACCTACTGTTTGCTATGGTGTTATAGCTCGAGACTGTAATTTTCATGGAGTTGATGAATTCATGCGGCTAGCTGATTTTGATAAAGTGAAGAACCTACTTATCCGATTTGCAGAGACTGGTGCCTGA
- a CDS encoding LLM class flavin-dependent oxidoreductase yields the protein MSSLSDLKIGAPGPFLPPWENVEKNARLIDSLGYDSMAFPDHFAGFVPDSIWTPDVTPLALVQQSPHTYFELGSIMSACAVVTERVKLISAVTEPIRRHPFLLAQMFLTLDHISHGRTIMGIGAGEVENIEPYGLSYSAQVGKLREALEIIQMIWETHEPITFEGRFWNLKNAVMSLRPAREGHPPPIWIGAHGPKMLELTAEFGDGWIPTLLKPHDYGERLRIIENHRDRMDKEGNFTPALWSWCILDQDPTICEEMMDTPLAKAFALLYPATEWKKLGYSHPLGDDFYSLRDYVPQELDRETALRAIEQVPMDILKEFYLYGSAEDIISALEDYQEKGLEHIILWNSTGMFDLERTKNSYSILKQILSYVKG from the coding sequence ATGTCTTCGCTTTCAGACCTAAAAATTGGGGCTCCGGGCCCCTTTCTTCCTCCATGGGAGAATGTTGAGAAGAATGCTCGATTAATTGATTCATTGGGTTATGACAGTATGGCATTCCCAGATCATTTTGCAGGATTTGTACCTGATAGCATATGGACGCCTGATGTTACCCCTTTGGCCCTTGTTCAACAATCCCCTCATACGTACTTCGAGCTGGGGAGCATAATGTCTGCCTGTGCTGTCGTAACCGAGAGAGTCAAGTTGATTTCTGCTGTTACCGAACCGATTCGACGACATCCCTTCTTACTAGCTCAAATGTTCTTGACCCTGGACCATATTAGCCACGGTCGCACCATTATGGGCATTGGTGCAGGGGAGGTTGAGAATATCGAGCCCTACGGGTTATCGTACTCCGCCCAAGTTGGGAAACTTCGAGAAGCACTAGAAATCATTCAGATGATCTGGGAAACTCACGAACCTATCACCTTTGAGGGTCGCTTTTGGAACCTGAAGAATGCAGTAATGTCTTTGAGACCCGCTAGAGAAGGTCACCCACCGCCAATTTGGATTGGAGCGCATGGACCAAAGATGCTAGAGTTAACAGCTGAATTTGGGGATGGCTGGATACCCACATTGCTTAAGCCACACGATTATGGTGAACGGTTGAGAATTATCGAGAATCATAGGGATCGAATGGACAAAGAGGGGAATTTTACGCCAGCTTTGTGGAGCTGGTGTATCCTCGATCAGGACCCGACGATTTGTGAAGAGATGATGGATACTCCATTGGCCAAAGCATTTGCTCTTCTGTATCCCGCAACTGAATGGAAGAAGCTTGGATATTCTCATCCATTGGGTGACGATTTCTACTCGTTGAGGGACTATGTACCCCAAGAGCTGGATCGCGAGACTGCACTCAGGGCGATTGAACAAGTACCAATGGACATTCTCAAGGAGTTTTATCTGTACGGCTCAGCCGAGGACATCATATCTGCGCTCGAAGACTATCAGGAAAAAGGCCTTGAGCACATCATCCTCTGGAATTCTACCGGGATGTTTGATTTGGAACGGACCAAAAACTCTTACAGCATATTGAAACAAATTCTGTCCTATGTCAAAGGATAA
- a CDS encoding XTP/dITP diphosphatase — MSKDNTPLILVTQNKHKLKELTPLFERYDVNFETSPIEKTEVRSQSVEIIAKKAAQIAYDSLNRPVVLDDTGFYIEHLDGFPGAYAAYVLDTIGTAGILKLMEDATDRTARFITGVGYCDSHQCRTFEGVMEGQIGYEEAGGGGFGYDPIFKPEGFEKTYAELAFSEKVEISHRTRAFKKFLKWYTT, encoded by the coding sequence ATGTCAAAGGATAACACCCCTCTCATCTTGGTTACGCAAAACAAACATAAACTCAAGGAACTCACTCCTCTGTTCGAACGATATGATGTGAATTTCGAAACCTCCCCAATAGAGAAAACGGAGGTCCGCTCTCAGAGTGTTGAGATTATTGCTAAGAAAGCTGCACAAATCGCGTATGACTCACTGAACCGACCGGTAGTCCTAGACGATACTGGATTCTACATTGAGCATCTTGATGGTTTCCCAGGAGCTTATGCAGCCTATGTCCTCGATACAATCGGCACTGCAGGAATCCTCAAGCTCATGGAAGATGCCACTGACAGAACGGCACGATTCATTACGGGGGTTGGATATTGCGATAGCCATCAATGTAGGACCTTCGAAGGTGTTATGGAGGGCCAAATAGGCTATGAAGAAGCAGGAGGGGGCGGCTTTGGATACGATCCTATTTTCAAGCCTGAAGGTTTCGAGAAGACATATGCTGAGCTTGCATTTTCCGAAAAAGTAGAAATTTCTCATCGTACCCGCGCTTTCAAGAAATTCTTGAAATGGTATACAACTTAA